The DNA sequence CTCAAATGCTATGGAGTATCTCAAACCCCCCAAAAGAGAAAAGGACTCTTTAAAACACCTACCCCCAAAAAAGTCAATAAAGCAGTCTGCACCATGGACCCCACTTTGTAGACACATCTGGTaaatatcttatacatataaaatctgagtatctatctatctatctatctatgtccaagcttcttctcccgaacgtcagtgaactgaccatcgaaccaggtatcgatggattcgtcatcttcccgtcttcatgtttggctatttaacataatcctccgataataattagcggagatatcaattaaaaactattaattatgactcttagatttcaaaatcaaatccctatttttcgaaggctttcctccattcaaattattattcagtgcttcaactcaactttccggatgaacgcttttattaaaatttacagcgtgaagaaaatcattgagatgaaagatctgttgccatttctttttctcgaatatgaacaggtaaaattcttgtttttgttttgaggcttttcctgtaatcaggggatttaaaatgtttacttttttggggggttttccgcaatctgccgcaaaactacactgacttttttttttggttcaagcctgagtgttgaactcgcgtcacttgatataacttttatttttgaggtggaccgtgcaaagccgggcgacgcagctagttaattTATAAATACTTACTAGGTATTTATCAAACTCACATCTATAGTCAAGTCCATGGTTactttaagtgtctccattggatctcttacatttaaaaaaaaaaaaaaaagtaatatcaaGAAACAACAATTGAAGCATACTCACAGCTGCTGTATATCTTTTATAATGACATCAACAGGATTAATAGGCCATTTCAACACTTGAGATCTGTACCCAGAGTGATAATTCATAAAATCTCTCCTGTTTTTCTGGAAGTATTCAAAAGCATTGTTTCCAGTTTCAGTATATAACATTTCATTTAAGTATCGGAATTTTGCAGCTTGTAGTTTTTCTTCAGCTTTAGAAATGAATGTTTTCTTATCAGAGCACTTTTTTCCTACATTTTCCTGAACTgaattttctaaacattttatttcagatGCCTCATCAAATTGACCTTCACCATCACCTAAAATGtgtttgatatttttcttttttctgccctttttttgttttttaacgttGCTTTTATTTACATCACTTTCACTAGATTTTTTCTTATTAGAATTACTCTCACAATGGTCATCACTAACTTGTTTCCTTTTCCCCACAACTTTTGCTTTTGTGCCATGGCCATCAGGGAACTTCTCTTTTAGTTCAGTATTAATGTCATTAATGCCTTTAGAATTCTCAAATGCctcttttggaaaattttttagagaattttttcttttcttttttgtcaatTGTGATAAACCAGAAGAACAAGCAtcatttgttgatttattttttggaactttTGTGAACtcctaaaaacagaaaaaaacttaattaGACCAGAAAATAAGGATTGTAAGCATGTAATACACAATACTAACAAAACAATCTAACGATAATAACCTACACTATAACGAaaggcaaaatttttttcaacctATAGACCAGGCATGttagttaactacaaaaataattattaaaagcagtgatgttctcatcagtttttctgagggcatactcccagtaatccgttaagagccattgtctgtaagaatc is a window from the Uloborus diversus isolate 005 chromosome 6, Udiv.v.3.1, whole genome shotgun sequence genome containing:
- the LOC129225260 gene encoding uncharacterized protein LOC129225260, whose product is MDFSVPGSDSWDSTSVENKFISNYFVHKKEFTKVPKNKSTNDACSSGLSQLTKKKRKNSLKNFPKEAFENSKGINDINTELKEKFPDGHGTKAKVVGKRKQVSDDHCESNSNKKKSSESDVNKSNVKKQKKGRKKKNIKHILGDGEGQFDEASEIKCLENSVQENVGKKCSDKKTFISKAEEKLQAAKFRYLNEMLYTETGNNAFEYFQKNRRDFMNYHSGYRSQVLKWPINPVDVIIKDIQQLSPNTIIADLGCGDAKISQNFPDRTVHSFDIIALNKNIIACDISHTPLADESVDVAVFCLSLMGTNLKDFLCEAHRILKLQGILKIAEVESRIEDKAHFVKCVELFGFMLKKENTCSKMFVFLDFIKVKKKMKKSKAPNIALKPCLYKKR